A region from the Bos indicus isolate NIAB-ARS_2022 breed Sahiwal x Tharparkar chromosome 14, NIAB-ARS_B.indTharparkar_mat_pri_1.0, whole genome shotgun sequence genome encodes:
- the ZFTRAF1 gene encoding transmembrane protein 276 isoform X4: MTPRPGGEWSSALSHLALGAVSLHAALSTAQANRGAAAGFLLQALATATMLASGLGTDEDCLAGAWVATVIGLPLLAFDFHWVNGDCSSANLLLGGGMVLAVAGDHLGAEGRSVAGQAVVLVVAVTILIVAVFTTNSYGMWGGVMLGAAGLLSRLEEDRLMLLLPKEDICRWALAGGSWAYHRALHTQRLQWE, from the exons ATGACCCCCAGGCCAGGGGGCGAGTGGAGTTCCGCCCTGTCCCACCTGGCGCTGGGAGCAGTGTCTCTACACGCAGCCCTGAGCACTGCCCAG GCAAATCGAGGGGCCGCTGCTGGTTTCTTGCTCCAGGCCCTGGCCACCGCCACCATGCTGGCTTCAGGGCTGGGCACAGATGAAGACTGTCTTGCTGGAGCCTGGGTGGCCACTGTCATTGGCCTGCCCCTTTTGGCATTCGATTTCCACTGGGTGAATGGGGACTGCTCCTCTGCCAACCTGCTTCTGGGAGGAGGCATGGTGCTGGCAGTGGCTGGTGACCACCTTGGTGCTGAGGGCCGCTCTGTGGCTGGTCAGGCAGTGGTGCTGGTGGTCGCAGTGACCATCCTCATTGTGGCCGTTTTCACAACCAACTCTTATGGAATGTGGGGGGGTGTGATGCTGGGTGCTGCAGGTCTTCTGAGCCGGCTGGAGGAGGACagactcatgctgctgctgccgaaGGAGGACATCTGTCGCTGGGCCCTGGCAGGGGGCAGCTGGGCCTACCACCGGGCCCTGCACACACAGCGCCTACAGTGGGAGTGA